Part of the Salmo trutta chromosome 2, fSalTru1.1, whole genome shotgun sequence genome, gaacacttatgggagattctggagaggggcctgagacagcattttccaccaccatcaacaacaaaaaaactaattATGTAATTTAGTGGACGAATGGTGTTGCATCcgtccaatagagttccagacactagcAGAATATATGCCAAGgcgcactgaagctgttctggctcgtggtggcccaacgccctattaagaaaCTATGTtggtattttctttattttggcaggtACCTGTATGTTTTTGCATAATTAAATAATGTAACAAAAAGGCTATATTTCTGAGCCCAGGGAGAAGTAGCAAGTACCTTAGGAGAGcacttgaaatgcattcctggcaCAGGGAGTGTGGTTATGTACATGGTGATACACCTGTATAGGTACAGTGTGCCAACGATGAAGAAGAAACGTCGACCAACGATGGACCTGAGGACGAGAAAGTAGTACATACAGAATCAAGACTTGCTGGAGCGCTTAATCAGCACATGGCAAAACATACTTTAACATGGAGTGGATCCTTCAATACATTCCGGATGTTAGAATTCAAGTCGTTATCAAATTATTGTAACTTATCTTGTTCTTTTACCTATATTTTAACAGTGTCAACTGTAGAAGCCACAGGCCGACCAGTATCATGCCGTTGATTTCGCATATGGAAAAAGCCCAGTCTACTCGGTCAAAAAAGTCAAAGAACTTGTCTGGCAGGGGCGGAGTAGCCTCTTTGGGAGGCACGCGTTCATGGACCACGGAGATAATGATGGTGGTGCAGACGAAGCAGACCATGGCGTAGATGCAAGCCACGCCAGTCTTCCCCCACTCTTCAGGGAACGGAGAGCGGTTGATCTCAGGCATGGGGATCTGAACCCGTTCCCTGTGAAACCCATTGATCAGACCGTTACTTTTGGGCTTGTTCCCATTTACCTCATTGATGACGGTCAAGATGGAGTGTCCGTTGGTGTGCCCATTTTTATgtgcttcaatgtggtgctctatTCTGAGAGTCTCCATCTTGTCCAAAAGCTGTTTGCCTCTGTCCGAGGTGACAAGGACCAGAGGGGCCGTCTGGAAGTCCGCCTTGGAGAGCTGCAGGAGACCCTGGCCGTCCAGGTGGCGGAAGGCCTCAGAGTATTCCTGCATTCCCTCATTGGTCAGCCACTGGCGCACGTCCTCTGTTGACCACTGGGCCACTTTCTTCATGTCAGTACCCGTGCCGTACGAGTGGCAAACGGAGGGAAAAACTTGGGTGGAAGAGTCCAGAGGTGTTAGCGGTTCGGTCTAACAAATCCAGAGTCCTCCTCAGGTCACACTCATCACATAGAAAGGACATTGGGTGCTGCCGACACCTGGAGTGTCCAGTCAGGCAAATCTAGAGGTTAATCCATCCTACCAAGGTTTGGGATTGAACTTGCTGTGACAATTTTGTCCTAAAATGGGAgagaaaaaaattaaaacaattcATAACACATTTACAAGCATTCACACATTACTTTGACAAACTTTGTGTGTTACAAAGCCTATTATATTATGTATGTAATCTAGTGTGATGACAAAGCAGATGTATTAATTGtagaattaaaaaaaacaatctaTTTATAATGGTAAAAGTAAAATATTCACAATGTAGAGTGCATTAAAATCACCCATTCAACagattctctcacacacacgttcaaaagtttgaggtcacttagaaatgtccttgtttttcaaagaaaagcacattttgtccattaaaataacatcaaattgatcagaaatacagtgcagacattgttaatgttgtaaatgactattctagctggaaacggcagatttttttatggaatatctacacatgcgtacagaggtccattatcagcaaccatcactcctgtgttccaatggcatgctgtgttaactaatccaagtttatcattttaaaaggctaattgatcattagaaaacccttttgcaattatgttagcacagctgaaaactgttctggtTAAAcgtgaaattgccaagaaactgaagatatcgTACAAAGCTctgtactccct contains:
- the LOC115157071 gene encoding phosphatidylcholine:ceramide cholinephosphotransferase 1, which encodes MKKVAQWSTEDVRQWLTNEGMQEYSEAFRHLDGQGLLQLSKADFQTAPLVLVTSDRGKQLLDKMETLRIEHHIEAHKNGHTNGHSILTVINEVNGNKPKSNGLINGFHRERVQIPMPEINRSPFPEEWGKTGVACIYAMVCFVCTTIIISVVHERVPPKEATPPLPDKFFDFFDRVDWAFSICEINGMILVGLWLLQLTLLKYRSIVGRRFFFIVGTLYLYRCITMYITTLPVPGMHFKCSPKLFGDWESQMRRVMKMIAGGGLTITGSHHMCGDYLYSGHTVMLTLSYLFIKEYSPKRFWWYHLICWLLCAVGLFCILLAHDHYSIDVVVAYFITTRLFWWYHTMANQQVLKESSQSNLFSRVWWYRIFQYLEQNVTGIVPRNYRMPLSWPPAQWSQVKYSRIDTQCP